Genomic window (Dyadobacter fanqingshengii):
GTGATAAGGCTTTTGTCAATGTCACTTTGCGCCACGAAAAAATCAATGTCGCCAAACTCACGCTGATTGGGTTTTTCATACAACAGCCAGGCCCACAATGCGCCTTTCATCAGGAATGCCTTGACATTATCGTCGATAATCTGCTTGTATAACTTGACAGAAATTCCAAGAAAGGCCATATTCGTCACTGCCTGGCCCATCGCAAATTCCTTCAAACCAGCTAAATGTTTGGCAGAAATTTCAATTTGTCCCTCGCTATTTTGGAGATAATCCAGCAACAAAGGCCTCACCTGATGCCAATTGGCCAATCTCGTTGTTCTTGCCGAATTAATCTCTTTTTGATTTAAAGCGGATGGCGATTTCGACTTCCCGCCAAGAGCAGCTTCAATCAGCATAGCCAGCTCGGGTGAAACTTTCAGATCTGGCATATTATCCGGCTGTTAGTTGTTCCGCAATGCTCTCGCTAACCCATTTTTCAAGGTTTTCAAATCCGTCAGGACGTTTCTTTTTCCATAACCTGGCAGACCTTGTGCATTGAAAGCTTTGGGAAAAATGCCTTTTCAAAGCATCTTCCGTAAGCAACTGGCTTGGCAAAGGGAAATTTTTAAGCGTTTCGGTGGGAATTTCGGCAGCGGATAATGGCACCAATGGCTTCCTGTTCCGTGCCTTGTGCAGGAAGAAAACCTCCTTTAATGGCACGGGCTCTTGTAAGAAATCGGATTTGGGCTGATATGAGAACTTATTAACGCCTTCGCTTACCGGCTGCAATTCTGACTTTTCGTAATGCAAGCCATTTGCCGTCTTATCCCAAATTTTGAGCTGTGGATAGGCCGGAACAATGTATGCTAATCCATTGTCATTAAATCCAATGGCTGTCAAATCGTCGCTCAGCAACTTACAACCTGCCTTAATAAACGCAGCAGCAGTGGTTGATTTTCCGGCACCGGGCATTCCCATGAAACACCAGCCTTCATTCCCGACCCGCACGGCGCTGGCATGCAAGAGAAAAAGTCCTCTCTGAAACAAGATCAGCCCCAGCGCTTCGCTCACTGTGAAGAGGCTTACTAAATTATTATCATCGACCAATGGCCTCACAACCAGGCAATTGCCATTTGAAGCCTTAAAAGACGCGACATTATTCCAATGCAGATAGAGATTTTCATCCGCATCTTTCGCGAAGCCTGCCCTCACCCCTCTTCTATATAATTGCGTATTTTCCAGTGCAGGAAGTTCAAATGATGCGGATTGAATATATAAGTCGTGCCTTGTACTAGCGTCTCCGTCACTCAATTCAGGAAGTTCAATTTCGGAAAGGATATTGAGCCCGAAGGCTTTATAATGATGCATGTGTGTTATAATAAAATCATTTCCAAACCCAAATGCGCTGATAGAGAACGGATTCTGGCCAGTTACCCATGATTACCGAGCCGTTTTTCTCCACCCAGGCATGTGCTTCGAATTTTTTAGCGGGGTTTACTTCAATGCCAATTTCCAGCGTTAATGCAGGGACTTTTCTCAGCAGATATTTGGTCGCGAGCGCACGCGGGAGACAGAGCAGTTCCATTGGCAACAAATTGGCTGCGGTATCAATGGCCCAAACAGTCAAATCTATTCTTTCCTGAGATATTTCACGCGTAGATTTGGAGTTGCACAACCAATGAAACAACTTTCTGAACGTTCCAAAAGGCAAAACCATTAATCCTGTTTTGATAAGCACCAGACTAACAGCCGCTTTCAGAAAGATGGCCCTTCCTTCGCCGGACAATTTATTCCATTTGGTAATATGGTGCTTAAATGTTCCCAAACGCTTATTTAATTACCTCAACC
Coding sequences:
- a CDS encoding serine kinase, whose product is MHHYKAFGLNILSEIELPELSDGDASTRHDLYIQSASFELPALENTQLYRRGVRAGFAKDADENLYLHWNNVASFKASNGNCLVVRPLVDDNNLVSLFTVSEALGLILFQRGLFLLHASAVRVGNEGWCFMGMPGAGKSTTAAAFIKAGCKLLSDDLTAIGFNDNGLAYIVPAYPQLKIWDKTANGLHYEKSELQPVSEGVNKFSYQPKSDFLQEPVPLKEVFFLHKARNRKPLVPLSAAEIPTETLKNFPLPSQLLTEDALKRHFSQSFQCTRSARLWKKKRPDGFENLEKWVSESIAEQLTAG
- a CDS encoding lasso peptide biosynthesis B2 protein, whose protein sequence is MGTFKHHITKWNKLSGEGRAIFLKAAVSLVLIKTGLMVLPFGTFRKLFHWLCNSKSTREISQERIDLTVWAIDTAANLLPMELLCLPRALATKYLLRKVPALTLEIGIEVNPAKKFEAHAWVEKNGSVIMGNWPESVLYQRIWVWK